One stretch of Punica granatum isolate Tunisia-2019 unplaced genomic scaffold, ASM765513v2 Contig00650, whole genome shotgun sequence DNA includes these proteins:
- the LOC116191993 gene encoding auxin-responsive protein SAUR40-like, with protein MKNKPAGIVKLKTAVGKLNKISLLLGRKQESYDDFEDRFGDSQNVPEDVKEGHFAVIAVDGEQLKRFVVPLSCLTHPRFVRLLEQAAEEYGFDHGGALAIPCRLSELERILAEGVESGDSSDEAADWVGSSKTTVQMNELLVKAV; from the coding sequence ATGAAGAACAAGCCAGCTGGCATTGTGAAGCTCAAGACCGCTGTCGGGAAGCTGAATAAGATCAGCCTGTTACTCGGCAGGAAGCAGGAGTCCTACGACGACTTCGAGGACAGGTTTGGAGACTCCCAGAATGTCCCGGAGGATGTCAAGGAAGGGCATTTTGCAGTAATTGCAGTGGACGGGGAGCAGCTAAAGAGGTTTGTGGTCCCACTCAGCTGCCTGACTCACCCCAGATTTGTTAGGCTTTTGGAGCAGGCTGCCGAGGAGTATGGGTTCGACCACGGGGGAGCACTGGCTATCCCGTGCAGGCTGAGCGAGCTCGAGAGAATACTCGCCGAGGGAGTGGAATCTGGAGACTCCAGTGATGAAGCTGCTGACTGGGTTGGTTCCAGTAAAACTACTGtgcaaatgaatgaattattAGTGAAGGCAGTATAG